CGTGGATAACTGCCCTAACCTGCCGGATACTAATAGCCAAGCCACAGACTTCGCGAGGGCCCTACTGGAGCCACCTGCCTCGGGTGATATACCAGAACTTGAATTTGATTTGGTGTCAGAAACCTCTTTCGACTTTGATCTGAATCCTCCTTATCTCTACCAAGCAGCTCGAGAACTAGGATCCCCGCTGCAAATTGGCAACATAGATGCCATCGCCGATTCATTGACCTTCATTACCCCCGAAAGCTTGCAGAATATTCCACAAGACCCTACTCATGATCCCTCTGTTATGGAAGATATTCAAAAATGGGTTCAAGATGAAGGAGATCGCATTCTGTTTATTTATGGAGAAAACGACCCTTGGACAGGGAGCCCCTTTGATCTGGGTAGCAACGATAAGATCTTTAGGTATATAGCTCCTGCCGGTAACCATGGGGCCAACATAATGGGGCTCGGGCCAGAGGATAGGCAGCAGGCAATGGCTCAGCTTTCCCAGTGGCTTGAAGAACCAGCACAAAGCACCGATCTGGGATTGACCTACTCGAATCAAAAACAGTTTCAAGTCCAGATACAAACAAGGTCCAGTATATTACGAAAATATTTTTATAAGAAGAATCAACTTGATTAAAGGACTCTATCATTGCCCTATCAAAGGGATAACCAAAGGAGCCTAGACATGAGTCTAGGCTCCTCAACTTTCTTCAAGTATCGATCCTTATCTTCATTAGCCGGATTACGAATCTCGCAAGTTTCATCTACCAACCTTGGAGATAAAGTATCATCATTTGTTGGATTGAAAAAATGGTCGGTCGTCAGGAAAGATGTGTACGATGGCATTAGATTTCAGCACCTGAATCAGCCTTTGTATCTCGTCGAACTCCTTCTGAAAGGCCTCATCCCCTAAGTATTGACCGTGACCATCTACAATTCGGAACAACTGACAGTCAGTTTGAACGGGTCCTGAACCCATGAACTCTCCGCAAGGGGGCACAAGGGCATCGTCTTCAGCGAAGACCTTTTGCAAGGCAAGAGGTTTAAAAAACGGATCGTGAGACCACAGATAATAGCTTTCCTTAAGAAACTGCACATGAGCCTGCAATTCATTGAGGGCCACCTGGCCATCAATAGTTAGATAATTTAACTCTAGACCGTTGAAGGTATAGTTTTGGTCCACTAACCTAGTCAGGATACGCCCTATCCATTTATATCGATCCATCGCAAACTCGTTTGCCGGTCCAGCTAATTCTTGACTATAGAATGCAAGATCATCTATGGCGAGGAAATTTTGATAAACCGCCTCCTTGATGACTTCGGCACCCGCACCAACCATTCGCTTAAAAGCACGCTCTTGGAGCTCTTCAGCTTTCGCCTCACCGTAACCCATGGCATGAGCCAGTTCATGAATTCCCAAGGCGAAGATCTGTACATAGTAGTTACTGGCATCCAGTTTGCCTGCAAGCTTGCCGGTATTGAAACAGATCCCATCATCGGGATCAAAACGAGCGTCCTTATCAGCTTGTTCGGAAATACAATCTTGGGTGGCGACCACCTTGGTGTCTTTCAGCACCTGAAAGACGTCCTTATCCTCCAAAAAAAAGTGATCAACCAATTCCTGATCAAAGTCATTATCCATTATAAAAGCCAGCCTTTGAAAATTGAGGAAGGCCGCCATATCGCTCTTCAGGTACTTGACCGTCAATTCCACCAGTTTTTCTTCAATCCCTGGCGCTGTAATCGTGCCACCTCCCCCACTGGTCATGCCTCCTGTCAGTGGGGCCTCTTCTTGAGGGCTACTGTTGTTATCATCCTGGGCACAGGAGGTTAAAAATGGTAGCCCAGGAGCGATTCCCAGCCAGGCGAATATTATGGCATAGTTCAATCTTTTCAAAATCATCTTTAACTCCAGATTCCTGTTCTTGCGACATTCGGAACCTAGCAAACCCAATTTCGACTTAGTAGGTGATTACTCTCAGGTTTGCCAAACAAACTTGTCAAAATACTCAACATTGGAGATCACGCTATTTAGACACCTTAATTTCTATGTGTAATTCTTGTGGGTTAAGATAGATTAGGAGCTTAAGCGGGATGGAAGCTCCTCTTGAAAAGGAGCATTAGAGTCTATATTCAGTTGCAATCAATAACACTGCCCGGAGAATAATAGACCTCGAGGACTTCACATTTCAAGCAGCGCCCTACTGCCATCCAGCCTTGCTGATTGAAAACGTAACCAGATGGTGTGCCAACTCGTATATTGAAATCTCGAGTCTGCCCCGAGGAAATCCAGATTGATTTTAATGCAGATTCTGATATCCGTTCAGCCCGATTTAGCACTTGCGTCTACTGCACAAACAATCGATTGTGTTTCAGGATCAAAGTTCAACTCGTCGTCAACCACAAGTGTACCAGAAAGATCAATGGCACCATTACTTGATCGTTCCGAGCTCAGGTTTGTTACACACCCGCAGGCATTGAGCTGGTAAGTCGCGTTGCTCATAACACATCAGCTCATTATCCAGCAGTGCAGCCAAGCAAGCGTAAGCGAGGCAGACCAAAGAAAAAAGGTGAAAAAGTAAAACTAAATTCTCTCTTTAGCCAGTTTGATGAAATTGCCATTGAATATGGCGATAGTCGCTATCACTGCATTGACCTTTATTGGCAGAGCGCAGGAAGATTGATCCGATTTGTTCTCGTAGAATCATCAAAAGGTCGAGCCATTTTAATGACAACAAAGATGGACATAGCTCCAGAAACAGTCATCGATCTCTATAAAAGTCGTTGGTTAATTGAAACCGGATTCAAGCAAGCTATTCATACTGTTGGTACTTTCAATTATCATTTTTGGATGAAAGCCATGAAGCCTATTAAGCGAGGGCAAAACAAACAATATTTGCACCGAGAGGCCGCCGAGTATCGCGATAGCGTAACTAAGAAAATAAACGCTTTTCATATCCATATCCAAGCTGGTTGTATAACTCAAGGGTTGTTGAAGTACTTAGCAATCAAATTCAAAGATCAAGTCTGGTTTTCTTTTAAAGGTTGGCTCCGTACTATCAATAGCTCTATAGAACCTAGTGAGCTAGTAGTCTCTAGTGCTCTCAGGTCAAGCCTTCCAAATTTTATAGGAGCAAATCAAGATGGGGTCGACTGGGTGAAATTTATGGCTGATAAGACTGACCCTAGTAGAGAGGGACCTCTAGCTAACGTGGGTTAGCAAGAACTTGCCTCTCACCAGTTCTTAGATCAAACATCGCTATTCACTCTTGTTTCAAGAAAGAAATAATCTATTTTACAGGAGACAACGGTGATTATTAGACATTTAGTACTTCTAACGCTCTTTCTGGGACTTTTAAGCGCACAAGGTAAGGCAGAAATTGGTGAAGTATCGGAAACATCTGTTACCTGGGCCCTTGGTGTGGTTGATAACCCTAGTGATGACCCCATTCGTCCTCTTTTGGAGAACCGTAGTTTTAGTTTACCAAAAGAAGGACAAATCAATGGAAGTGTTACCTGGAGCAATATCCAAGCAGGAGAGGGCGGCAAACTAGATGTTGGAGGTGCCTCACGTTTCTATGTAGCAACCGAGATCGATGTTAAGCCAGGAGAGCATATTTACGTCCAAGGTGATCGGATCATCAGCTTCTATACTAACAATGCCTGGAAGAAAAGTGGCGATGTCTATGGGAGTGGCACAATTCGTATTCCTTTGGCTACGAAACCTGGCAAGAATCTGCTTGTAGCATATGGGTTCGGATCATGGAGTACGCCAGAGATTAGCGTTTATAAGACTATTGATCGGGTTACCTTTAACACTGATGATCTAACCAAGCCCGATTTACGAGTAGGAGACGACAGCACTCTATGGCTCGGATTGCCTTTGTTAAACTTAGGTTCTACTCCAGTTAAGAATGTCGAAGCATCTGTTTTAAAAGGCCAGTACTTCAAAGGATCTACAATAGTTCACAGATCAATTGGATCTGCTTCCATGACTCAGCTTGCTTTCAGGCTAGAACCACAAGGGCCTTGGTCTGAAAGCTTAGTTGATCAGCCTATTCCTGTTGAAATCGCAGTGAAGTCGAAGAGCCTTAATCGCATATATAAGCGACTGTTTCACCTTAAGATTGTTAGTAGGCGCCAAAACCATGCACGAACTAAGCGCTCAAAAGTGGACGGTTCAGTTCAGTTTTATGGCGTTTTACCACCTAGTGAGGAGCCTGAGGTAGAAAAGCCAGGGATGATTCTGTCTTTGCATGGTGCTGGTGTGCAAGCTACGGGACAATCTAATGCCTATTCGGCGAAGTCTTGGGCATATTTAGTGGCTCCTACTAATCGCAGACCTTTTGGGTTTGATTGGGAAGAATGGGGGCGGCTTGATGCTCTAGAGACCTTGGAGGATGCTGAAAACGCCTTCAATACCGATAAAAAGAGAACGCATCTTACTGGGCATTCGATGGGTGGGCATGGAACATGGCATCTTGGAGTGAACTATCCAGATAGATTCGGTGTTGTCGCTCCAAGTGCAGGATGGATTTCTTTCAATACCTATGGCAGTAGCCCTATTGCATCGGGTGTATTGGGAAGAGCACGGTCGGCGTCCATCACCACTAATCTTGTTAGTAATCTCAGGAGTAATCTAGTGTATATCATCCATGGTATGGATGACCAAAACGTTCCTGCGCAGCAAGCCGAAACTATGTTCAAGCTTTTAGAGCCAATTGTTGACAACCTAACCTTTCATCGTCAGGAAAATGCGGGACATTGGTGGGATGTCAATGAAGAAGCAGGATCTGATTGTGTCGATTGGGAGCCTATGATTAGCTTGATGGAACAAACAACGATTCAGGATAAGAGGGATTTTCGTTTTATAAGCACGAACCCTTCAGTTAATGGCAAGTACTCCTTTGTTAAGGTCAGTTCAGCTTGGTCCCCCCTTGAAAATGTTTCTATAGCTTCATCTCAAGTAGGAAATCAATTGGTGTTAGAGACAACGAACGCCAGATCACTTGAAATCAACTCCAAGATGCTGGCAGGTTGGGGGGTAGGCTCTTTGTCGGTTGATGGTACGCACTATGATGTCGATGAGAAAAGTACAATTCTTGTAGGTGATCAAAGCGGTAAACGACAAGATCTTTATGGACCTATGAATCAAGTCTATCACAAGCCATGGTGCTTTGTTTATCAAGAGACAGGTTCCCGTATTTATGAAGAATATGCTTCCTATCTAGAAACCCAATGGTCGATTATTGGCAATGGGCAATCTTGCTCCTTACCTTGGGCTGCCCTGGATGAAAAAACAAGAGAGCGTTTTAACCTTGTCTACCTAGGAATCCCTTTCAATGAGTTAGATATTCCAGCTCAGATGGAAATTAGCTGGCAGAAAGATGAAATTAAAGTAGGAGATAAGATTCTTAGAGACTCTATGCTAGGTCTCATTTTTCCAGAGAATAATAGGCTTTCAGCTGCATGGACTGTGACATCTGGGAGTGAGTATCTGCTATTTAGGTACCAACCTTTTTCCTCTCGGAACGGGCTGGCTGATTTCCATGTTTTTAATGGAGAAGGGTCAGTACTAACTGGCTTCTTTGATGCTAACTGGCGCTATTCAGACAAATTGACTGAAGTCTTGAACGATAGTTCGCAGTAATAGAGAGATAGCCTGAGTTTCTCGGGCTCAATATGTCCCCCCTCTTCCATATTTGCTCTTTCAAAGTAGGTATAATGTTCCTACATTAGTAAATCGGACTCTGGTGCAAGAATTGACTGTAAATGGTATAGTCCCCGTTAATTTTTAACCAAGAGATGGCAATATACCATGATACCTAAAGATAGTCGGTTCAAATGGAAGAAATTCAATCCAAAATCACTCTTCCTTGTTTCAGGCGGTATCTGCGCTATTCCTTTACGTGATCACAGAGGATCAAGAGTAAAGTTCAAAGGAATTTGGGCAGCCCACAAGACGATCCGTGGCACGAAACTATGCACATGATTAGGAAGAGGCAGGTGCTGCCTCACGGATCACATATGGAACAAGTAAAGTTCAATGACGAATTCCAAATCGTGGCCTAGCAATCAGTCGCTGAAGTTCCTTTTCACCCTATGCTGGTTGTCGCACCAGAGACGATACAAAATAGGAGCAGATCCACCCCTTTAAAGTCTAAACTCCCCTAATTAGGTGTATTTGGAGTCTGGTCTGTTTGCCTAGATGTATCTGAAATAACATTAGCCAAGAGCGAATTCAGAATGAGGACGTTTCCATTGGCATAGTATCCGACAAAGTTTATGGCTGCTTCGGCCAAAAAGGTGTCTACATCGATTTCATTTGGGCTGCTGATTGAAAAACCATGCCCTAGTTTAGGTCTGTTGCCTAGGTCAAAGATAGTTATTGTTGGATCACCGCTGCTAATGCTTAATACATAGCTTGTGAAGTCATCGGCAAAGGCTGGATTTCGTTCATCGAAATTCTCCCCTATTAATCCACAGCCTAAGGTCAGCTGTTCTCCCGTCGTTTGGTTATGATCAACCAAGCTGCAATCTAATTGATAACCAGGAAGCCCTCCATGCTGTTCAGTGGGTCTTGTAGGGGTAGTTCTTGTGACAACTGGCTTCGTTGCATCAGCTGATCCTACAACGCGATGTTCTTGAGAACTGAAGGAATCTTTTTGGCATGAGGTAAATAGCAGAAACATGGCAATTAAGGATAGAAATTTCATGAGAATTCCCTTTCAGAGCTAGTTGTCTTTCGAGCTTTATCTTGTATAAGCCCCTTGCACCAAGGCCTATCTACAATGTCAGAAGCCAGTTTTGATACATCATAGGAGCTACCCATGCTCATTTTTAGACTCAGGCTGGAATACTCAGCGAAGTAGAATTTTGCTAAAGTGAAATTATTGTGCCTCAGGAACCAGCGACAGAGCGCCAGTGGTGCTAGCAAAGTAAAATCTGGAATAGAAAAGGATGTGGGAAGATCAGAAACCTCTGTAATTTTTCCTAACCTTACGGAAAAATCTATTGATTTATCGTAGCAGAGAGATAAAGTTTTCAGGAACTTTCTCATCATTTTAAGTTCTGGATCATCAGACTGAGACCGCAGTTGGATCTTTGTCTTAGGAATTAAGTTGATGAAAGCACTCTTGGGATGAGAAAAAGTTATGAGCATAGCTTCCAATTTATAGCTTTCAGGAACAGAACAAGAAGTCTTAAAAACCAGACTCAGCATTTCTTGAAAGTTTTGACCTTGGTCGATATCTTTCCTGAGTAGCTCCCATTGTAATTCTAAACGGTCGGAATCATTCCAATAGGGCTCCTGTAGAATGCCTTTCCCTAACATGTCCATTGGAAGGCGGTAGGCCGAAAGCCTTTTGCACTTAATCTCGTATAATAAGGCATGGTTTCGATAGACGAACTCCTCATCAGATGAAGCTGTTTCAAAGTGATTTAAGGCCATACCTATATAGCCTAGGCGATATGCTTTGATACCAAAAAGAAACTCTTGATAGCTCTCACCAAAGGGAGTGATTTTAGGGGAAACTTGTATGGCCCTCTGCTGGAAAATTAAAGCTTTCCAATAGTCCCTCTCCACGAAATGTATTTGACTCTTGGCCATACATAGCTGCCCGTACAGAACAGAGGAATGGGAAGATTTTTTTTGAACTCCATTTATTTTAAGTATAGCTGTCCCAATTTCCATGAGGTTAGATATCTGCTTCGGTTTTAGGTGCTTCAAGTCTAGATGCATGGAAAAACTAACCATAACATTGATAAAGCACTCCATCTGCTCAGTGGGTTCAGCGCTACTGGAAAGCTGTTGAACCCTGTCCAAAGCGAATTTTGCTCTATCTTCATTGCTCGGAAATGCATTTTTATCTAACTTTTCCATCACAGCTAGGCGCAGCTTCTCATATTTATTCAGATTCCACATGATCACCCTTTCGACTGAGATAACTTAGCAGCAA
This Pseudobacteriovorax antillogorgiicola DNA region includes the following protein-coding sequences:
- a CDS encoding transposase gives rise to the protein MQPSKRKRGRPKKKGEKVKLNSLFSQFDEIAIEYGDSRYHCIDLYWQSAGRLIRFVLVESSKGRAILMTTKMDIAPETVIDLYKSRWLIETGFKQAIHTVGTFNYHFWMKAMKPIKRGQNKQYLHREAAEYRDSVTKKINAFHIHIQAGCITQGLLKYLAIKFKDQVWFSFKGWLRTINSSIEPSELVVSSALRSSLPNFIGANQDGVDWVKFMADKTDPSREGPLANVG
- a CDS encoding prolyl oligopeptidase family serine peptidase, with product MIIRHLVLLTLFLGLLSAQGKAEIGEVSETSVTWALGVVDNPSDDPIRPLLENRSFSLPKEGQINGSVTWSNIQAGEGGKLDVGGASRFYVATEIDVKPGEHIYVQGDRIISFYTNNAWKKSGDVYGSGTIRIPLATKPGKNLLVAYGFGSWSTPEISVYKTIDRVTFNTDDLTKPDLRVGDDSTLWLGLPLLNLGSTPVKNVEASVLKGQYFKGSTIVHRSIGSASMTQLAFRLEPQGPWSESLVDQPIPVEIAVKSKSLNRIYKRLFHLKIVSRRQNHARTKRSKVDGSVQFYGVLPPSEEPEVEKPGMILSLHGAGVQATGQSNAYSAKSWAYLVAPTNRRPFGFDWEEWGRLDALETLEDAENAFNTDKKRTHLTGHSMGGHGTWHLGVNYPDRFGVVAPSAGWISFNTYGSSPIASGVLGRARSASITTNLVSNLRSNLVYIIHGMDDQNVPAQQAETMFKLLEPIVDNLTFHRQENAGHWWDVNEEAGSDCVDWEPMISLMEQTTIQDKRDFRFISTNPSVNGKYSFVKVSSAWSPLENVSIASSQVGNQLVLETTNARSLEINSKMLAGWGVGSLSVDGTHYDVDEKSTILVGDQSGKRQDLYGPMNQVYHKPWCFVYQETGSRIYEEYASYLETQWSIIGNGQSCSLPWAALDEKTRERFNLVYLGIPFNELDIPAQMEISWQKDEIKVGDKILRDSMLGLIFPENNRLSAAWTVTSGSEYLLFRYQPFSSRNGLADFHVFNGEGSVLTGFFDANWRYSDKLTEVLNDSSQ